The DNA segment CAGAAAATGAAGACCCAGTCTATCTTCATCAGTTTGAAATACGTTTTACAAACCCAGTCTGTAGCTAAATTTAAGCCTATCCTAACGAGATCAGCTGGGTCAATGCTATGTTGTAGTGCGATTGTGGCTTCCAGTATCCGctgaaagagaacagaagagaatgCCATGTTTGTATAAACTGTATGTGAGGCATCCGTGACTTTCCTAGAGAGCACCAGatcagctgctggtgctgcaaaGTAAATGCCTGTTCTGGATCTTCTGCTTGTAAAATCCTGCCTTGCTATGCATAAAAGAGTATTtagctttacatttattttacttgGTTACAGTTTTATATGGGCCAGTGTAGACGACTGCAGTTTACAACCCTCTTTCAGATTTCTCATGTGAGTGACAAAGATCTCTCTGTCTGGCGTTGGTTATATTTAGGACACTTAGATGAAAACAGCTACTCAGATTAATTTGAAAAGGGTTGGTGAAATAAAAAGCTCTTCCAatagaaggagagggagggagggtgaaTCACAGCTAGCTTCAGATTGATTCAAAGGATTCCTTACATGAATTGAAGGGGCtaaaggaagaacaaaatttTTTTAAGGCTGATAGGAGAGCATAATGCATTTTAGCAGGTAATTGGGCTAAGGATAGCTTCCTGTTAAATTACAGGAGTCTGACCTCCTGTTGAGAGACCTGTGGATTTTTCCACCCTTCTAGCTAATGTGtgttctccagctctgctcagcatACAGCAGGACGACAAAGTTTTTTAAGTAAATACCTGCTAGTCATGGACACTACTTCTGTAACTAGTGGAATATATATCTGGAGCAATAACGAATGAGGTTTTTTTGGACGCTGTCCAACGTTGCTTGTCTGCAGAAATACTCTgaaggaaattctgctttttcttaacttttgaaacaaaactaAGAGTCTAATAACAATTGTGTTCTTGATGATAACATGATATTCAGTACAGATCTTAAGGATTTAGATTTTCCCAGGAACCAAATAATTTGGAGGAGCTCAGCACCTTTTgggcagagggggagggaaaTCAATCTGAATTTTACCCCTCCTGTTACCTAGAATCCCTGTATTTTCATCAATGTGTTTTCCTCCCAACAGCAGAGTGCTTATAAGTAGTACTGTTTCATGATAACCTTACATTCTAGATATTCAAACACCTTACTAGTGTTTGAGTAAACATTTGCGGGTCCTTATTGTGGACTGGAACAGTTATAGGAGATGAGGATTTCATTTGTGGATTTCTGTTTGAAATGGCATTCATTCCCCATAGCGAGGACACTTCTCTACCTGTAGGCTGCCATCACAGGAGCCGTCAGTGACTTCAGGACCTGGGGAATGCTGTGCAGCTTTTCAGGCCTAAGCATCTCTTACCAAGAGACTTAATTGCACAGGCTGGCTAGGGCAGCTAGATTACAGGCTGCTGTTTGGTGCGGGCACTTAATGCTGAATCATGCTTCTTGGTGCAGATACTTGTTTGCTAAATCCAAACTCATTAGCCATTGCTCCCATAAAGAAAGGATATTTGTAACTTGACAGTATCCAAATATTAACTAAACTACTTTTTTTACTTGGAGATGAATTCAATATACGTGTAGAATATACCACTTTAATACTGAATGGCCAGTGGAACACCctgagtttttttctttagtctgaTACCCAGGATGGGACcatgcttgcttttctgtgttactgAAGGATGTCTTAATCAAAACTTGTTTCACAGAaaagggggtgaggaggaaggagccaaATATTTCATTTGCGTGGGTCGGCTGCTGTGAGAACACTACCTTGTGCTAATAGGTATGTGAacttagttatttttaaatgtaaaatatcagGGAAGGAAAAACTTTGGCAAAGCTGCTGTATTCCTTGGGGATCACTGTGCACAGGAATGCATCTAGGTCATGGGGAATAATCCGTCTAGTCAGACAGATTATTAGATTTATAGTGGGAGTAAACAGTTGGCTCTTTCCCTGAATCTTATCAGTTCTGCCTGGAAGCTGAAACAGACTTGTCTGAAGTATTGGTTTTCATCTGGATGGTACAGCAGAATGGGAGGAGGGTAACAGGGCTGAAAGCTTCCTTTTTCATGCCTTTGTCTTGCTTTGTGCTTCATGCGACTTTGAGTCTCAGGCTGAAAAGTTTTAGCCTGGGCttgtagggaaagaaaaattttcagctgCTCTGACAAAGCtggaaaatgaataaagaaatacaaGATGGTTCTATGAGCTCTAACAGAAGAATTGAAGTAGTTTGGGTTTATTGTTGCATTTCTTCAAGTACTATAGCAGTAATTCAGGTCATATGAATTAGTAGTTGTTACAAGTAGCAAAGAATGTGGTTAAGTACCCATTGGGTGGCTATTTTAATGTACATCCTGCTTAAAACTTGGAAAAATGTGCCCTGATCTCCTTCTTGAGAGTATTTTGAATGTGTTTGGTTGTGGCGTtcatacagaaaactgaaaagctttcaCATTGGCTGAGACGCTCTTCCTGCCACATAACATCCGTTTACTTTGGGCTATGCTGAGGGACTCCTGCTATGTACCAGCATCAAATACCTAAAGCCGCCTTCTCTGTGCCTTTACAGTGGCATAACTGAGGGTAGAAGATACTGAAAATGCCAGCACCATGAACTTATTCTTCCACCCATGTGAAACCTGTTCTCTGTTTCTAGTTTTGCTGCCTTAGTGATATATCTTTTACAGGGAACGAGTTCATGATCAGAAAAAGAGCATTGCTTCTCAGACTGTTTCGTGAGTGTGTACACCTCAGGCTTTCTTGGGCTAGCCCCTCCAGCAAAGGTAAAACAAAATTCCCTGATGAAGTGTCATTGCACAAAATCAAAGCAGTTATGTTCTGGAAAGGACAGCAGCATTTGCTGGGGACCAGAGGTGTAGTTCAGTTTTCTTACCTGGGATTCTCTCTAGATTAGAGTTACTGAACTTCTGACTCAGATCCCCATGGAAACAGAATAAACTGGCAAGATGTCAGGAAAACTGGGGAGGagtgtggtttaaaaaaaaaataattctaagtaGAATCTAGAGTATGTACCTCAGATTAATAGGGAGGCAATGACGTTAGATCACATATATAATAAATGCAGTAACTGTCAGACTTCAGTGATTCACAGACTATTCTTGGAAGGCAGAGTATTCAAATTGGCTTAGAAAAAGACTGAGCTGGGCCTTCAATCATAGTCTGCTTGGTAGGAGTTTGGGTAAAAATCTGACTAAATTGGGTTAGCTTCTCAGCACCTCAGTTAACTAAACAAACAGTGATTAAACTGCCCAAAGCCTAGTAAAATAGGACAAGGTCCTCTTGGGATGtagcaaataaatgctttttaactGATTTGGAAATGAGGAATTATCTGTTGACTTAGTAAAATGGCACATAGTAAAATGGCACACTTCGGTGGTCCCTGAATGCATTTAGTGAGACTCCGCTTGTCTTATTGTAGGTCAAGACCTACTTGATCCTcgattttaatttttgttctgggATATGGGATGCAGTGGTCATCCTGGCATTGCAAGTCTGAATCTGTAGATGAGTATGTAGTGTGCCTGCATGGTATTctctttaaactgtattttttgtaTGACTGTTGACAGCACCTGGGCATCGTATTTTAAGTGGAAGAGCTGCAACTCTGAGATTTGCGTACCTGATGTTCGGATTGCGAAGTGAGAAGccttgatattttaaaaagggCTGTTTAGTTACTGAAAACACGAATGAAGTTACTTGACAGCAGTTTCATGCATACAGCTCTGTCAGAAGTGTTCACGTGTGTTTATAGTGGTGTGACCTTGGGAGAACCAACTTAAAAATTTCAGGAATCCAGTGTGAGTCATAGGTATTCCCCATATAGGAAGATTTGATCCCTAGTAGTACGAAGCTGCATAGACAGTGCTTAAACTTCTGTaggacacttaaaaaaaaaaaaaaaagggggggggggtgagggggtggcaAGAAATGTTGCTAATGCTCTTTGGAAAAGCCTGAGAGGCCTCTATGGAAACAGAAGGACCAGTTGCTCACGCTGTATTTGGTTATCTGTGTTGGTTTTCTCCCTGTCTCCTAGAGACAGCACTGGCTTCCTCCTTTGTTTACAGTCGCTGGCGTGAGTCATCCGTCCTGGTGGATGTTGCAGCACTGCACATCCCATTCTGCTCAGCCTCCTGTGCATCAGACAGCTTTGAGTTCAGCGCCAGGGAGTCCCGTGGCAGTAATGACTTCCTGTGAGCTCTAAGAGCAGTTGGGAGATGTGGtcaagtctttcatttttctggtgGAGAAAAATGATGGCAGAATTCTTAATTATCACCCCCTGTAACAAGTTGGGAAGATGGCACTTAAATTATGTCTTCAGTTCAAAGcctttgacattttctttccttatattaGTAGAGCGATATATGCGATTCTGACACCGTTCTCTCATATCCAAATGTGAATCTTGTCTCCTTCCTCGGAAGGGAAGGAAGCAGGTTTCAGACCTGGCCCTTTTTAGTGGGGTTAGTAAGAAGTGGTGTCAGCAGGAGCATATGACCAAAGCAGTGAAACTCTGTGCAgtaagaaaatatgtaaataaaatacacCTCTTGGGTTTTGGTTGGATTTGAAGAAAGTCGTAACTAAACTTGTCACAACCATCTGTTCCTCCTTGTCTGTCCTTTGGCTGTGAACCCTTTGGAATTGGTTATTGTGCTGCCTTTGTCTTGGCAGTAGTGGCTAGTGTAGTGCTTTCTACCGTTGGAAGCTACACTGAAAACTGACAGCATGAATATCTCCTCAAAGAGCTGCAGATCTGGTAAACATCAATGGCAGGTTGGGAGTGTTATTTACTGGGAGAGGTTGTTGCAAAATGGGGCAGCTATAAGCTAAGGAATAACAGCTATTCTGCGATAGCACTTACCTGGGAAACTTGTTCTAAGCTTTGTTCTGAACTAGGCTAAAACTCAAAGGCACTTGGTACAAAATAAGGGTTTTGGAGTCAGCGGGCGCTAATCCATGTCTGGCTGCATCCCTGCAAGAGGGCTGTCATCAGCCTTGTGGGTTGGCTATATACTAAAGCATGATGCTGTGTGTGAGACTCCATAACTATTCTAAAGGGTTtgaatgtttctggttttgcactTTGTGAATGAATTACAGTGCGTTTTTGCATGTATCAGTTTTTAAAAGGATCtgtagaaaccttttttttttacttcctcacTTGCTAGGAAGTGGATGTTGTGGTAGCACCATGTCGTGGATTCCAGTCTGCTGAAGCCACCTTGGGAGAGTACGTGAACCAAGTCTTGCCTGTTGTCATCTTTGCCATCAGCGAGGCTGAACTTTCTTCATCAGATGAGAACGAACTGCGTGAAATCAAAGAGAAATTCTCTTtgcccattttcttcttcaaagtgCCAGAGTCGGGGGTTGAGCTGATCTCTCCCAAAAAAACTGATAATGAAAAGTCCTCCCTTTACTGCCAGCTGATGGACTTGGAGTACCTGAGTACCAACCACTGCAGCTGCGGGGCACCCGGTCCTGATGCTGATGCCCAAAGCATGCTGGTGGAGCAGTTTGAGAAGCTCCGTCTCCTAAGCACTTTTTCCAGGCAGGTGCTTCAGAAGCATCTTGTGGAAGCAGCTACCAGTTTAAATGAGGTGCACTGCCGCTGCCTGAACATCTTCATCAATCAGGCTTTCGACATGCAGCGAGACCTGCAAATCACCCCCAAGAGGCTAGAGTATACCCGCAAGAAGGAGAATGAGCTGTATGAGTCTCTGATGAACATTGCCAACCGCAAACAAGAGGAGATGAAGGACATGATCATAGAGACTCTTAGCAATATGAAAGAGGAGCTCTTGGAGGATGCTGCTAATATGGAATTCAAAGGTAACTACTGGCAGGAGAGTAATGGGAAGAAAGAGGTTAGGGGCTTTAAAGGAGAGTGGCAGAGTAATATTTGCCATCTGCTAAGGGACGGTTGAATGGCAGTCTAGACAAGTGACTTTGCAAGAAAATTCAGAACTAATAcatgaaagatttttctgtagTGTCTCCTGGGTAAAAAGCACTGTTCTTAAATGAGAAGCCTGAACATATTAAGTCTTGATTTCTTAGAAATCAGACTTTTTCCCCCAGAGCTTCCTGGACAGTTCTGGGTTAGGGCATTTTACTTCTCTGCTTTAATTCCCTATTCTGCCAAAGAAGAAAATGGCTCTCAACTTTGCTTCAGTGGTTGTGTTGAGACTTGGGAATAAATCCATCCTAAGAAAAAAAGCGGTTTGAGTTTTAGCGGTGAAGGCTTGATTTGTACTTTCTGCTTGATTTCTTTGTCTGAGAGAGGTTTGCATAAGACTTTTGGGTATAAAACCTCCTAAAATGAAATCCTTCTGGGTAGGtaagattttccttttaaaaaaaaatcaacacaacaTATTGTGCTCCTGAGGCCTATGCTTGGCATTTAGTGTGTGTTTTTGGGAAATGTGAGAATTCTCACTACATCTTCTAGTACCAGAACTTCCAGGAACACACAAGCTGGAAGCATACAGAATGATGTGTAAACTGCGAAGGGCGAGAGGCTATCCAAATTTTGTCTGCAGGAATACGCGGTCTGTCATAAACATCAAAGTGAAGATTGGTAGGCTGATACTCCAcagctctttcctcctctccttgctAAGCAGAGGCTTACCATAACAGTCATTTCTGTTCTAAGGAAATGCAGTTGACTGGGCTGATGGGGaaagatttttctaattaaaatcagaaataactctAGGTTTAGAAGAAATTTTTTGTGAATTGAGTGCTCTTCTGAGGCGTGAGAGGCGACAACTCTAGATAATTTTGTTTGTCTTGAGTTACTTCCTCCCAATTTCAAATTGGAGTGTTATCTCCTGGGACGAAGAGGAGAAATGATGGATTATGTTTAATCCTGCAGGTTAGGATCTGGATCTTCTTGCTTCTGCAGGTGGGAAATAGATAAGATCTTTCCTGTTTcttgaaatgtttgctttgtagCGCCCATGCAGTGTCGTCCTTATAAAGAGCTTGTTTTAATTGCAACATTAACCTATTTCcatgctgcaaaaaaacccaactaactAGCATACGCTAAGGGTATAGTGAGTGTGTTAATTGTGCCTGTTTAGGGCTGCTATTGCTCCATTATCAGGACAGATAATTCCTGTATTCTGTCTGTCCCGCTCTTTACAGAGTTGGAGCACTATAGGGCCCGAGTTTAGGATTCTGTATGTGCAGGAGAATGTTTAGGGGCAGCACAAGCTAAAACGCCTGCAGTAAATGTGTGGGTATGTTTACATGCACAACAAGTATCACTTAGAGTACTTAGAGCGTAGAATCTTGTTGGCTATCAGTATTTGAAGGAATATCCTAAAAGGAGAAAGATGTTATTTTGAGGAGCTAATGCCATCTGCCGATCACTGGATTTGTTTTAAGTAGGCGAGACTGTTGTTGGCCAAAATCCAGAGACAAGGTCTTCAGCTCTTGGTAGTAATGTAGTACTGCTCAGAGTGGTTACAGTGCGTGAGCAGTGATTGCtcagtgtttgtttaaaaatgccaAGTGGTAATCAACCTTTTCAaggtagcaggaaaaaaaatttcatgtaaCTGGCATGGCTGTTACATCATTTTCGTCATAACATTCAACATCCGGCAGTGCTTGTGGATTGCAGCGTGGCCTGGAAGAATTTCCTGATCTGTACTTTTTGAGATAAAAAGACAGCTTTGTGCTTCTGCCCTTTAATTTTTGAGATGATAGTTGACTTGTCATCAAGATAAGACTAAAACTGGGGTAGCTACAGAATGCTTGTATGGAGTCTATCAGGTGTTAGTGTTGAGTATCCTGTGAATTCGAACACCAGTGAATGGAAGCAAACATCAGAATATTTCCCACCTTGGTCAGATGTGATTTTTAGCTTCCCTGAAACTGGAGTACCAGATGTGCTTTCCTGGAGCTACTCTAATGCTTTAGTACTTTCTATCACAGAATACCAAATTACTCAGAATCTGTAGGATTGGTTTTGGGACCTTTGTAAAACTGGCATTGTAGCATCAGGCACGCAGACTGGCAAAAACTTAATCCTTTGCAATAGGCAGTATATGTGTTCTTCTGTTGCTCATGGGTTTCTTTGTATGACTGAGAAACACTGTTGGCTTCAGGTTATATCATCTGGATCTAAAGTAATAAACCTCTGAAggagcaaaacagcaaaagagcGTATGGAGCAGAAGCTGGCTGGACTGGGGCTGTGCTGTAGCTCCTTTGCAAAACACTCCAAGCAGCTCTCGGTTGCAACACTGACATGTTGAGTACAAaagctgcctctttcttttcttttatgcaGATATCATCATTCCTGAGAATGGGGAACCTGTTAGTTCCAAGGACATAAAGTGTTGTATTAAGCAAATTCAGGAACTGATTATTTCTCGATTAAACCAAGCCGTTGCCAACAAGTTAATTAGTTCAGTGGACTATCTGCGAGAGAGCTTTGTAGGGACTCTGGAGAGATGTCTGAAGAGCCTGGAGGAGTCTTGGGAGGTTTCAGTACATCCTGCAAGGAGTTTGGAGAAGTCGAAGGATGTTTCTGTACACATCACAAGCAATTATCTCAAACAGGTATGGTGGCTTAAATGGCTGTCTAGAATATTCTTAATAATTGTCTTTATCCTGATGCAGCAAGGGTGGTAGGAGACCGAGATGCTCAGTGAAATTAGAGGAACGTGGCTCTGGAGTATGCGTGGGTCTGGTGGCATTAAGGGAGGTGCTAAAACTGGGGAATAGTCACTTAAAAGCCTAGTACTTACCTTTCCTAAAAATTGAACCAAGTGAATCATGGAGTATCCCATATAgtgtccattttttttcattttcagagggTCTAGCAAATCTTATAGTGACTATAGCTTGCAAAGTTCCCATGCTTTCATCTTTCCCCTGCTTTCCAGATACTAAATGCAGCCTATCATGTTGAAGTCACTTTCCACTCTGGCTCAACAGTAACCAGGATGCTGTGGGAACAGATCAAACAGGTACGGACATCTTTATCATTTATTCCTAGTATGTGTCACTATATAGTGAAATGTTTTTGGAGCAAAGAATAATGTGAATACTCACAGCTGCTCTCTAAATTTTGACTCTGGGCACATGCGTTGGAAGGCTGTTGTTCCCCGCTCAGCACTAAGGCTGTGTGTGTAGTTTATTCCTGGGGAtgctaatatttaatttaaagcaaatacctctttagtgttttctttctgttctgaaacAGCAAAGGAATGATGATCAGCATTTTGAAACTCTTGCTGTATTTGTTTTGGGTAACTGGTTGTTTATTTGGGTTTGGGGGCttctggtggggtttttggtttgtttgttttgcaatgtATCTTGATTCAGGTCGATTCACTCTTCTCCCTCCAGAGCAGACCAGATTTCCTCAggtctttgttttaaatttctgtctGTTAAAGCATTCATCTTTCTGAAGTTCCTGCTCTGAGCTGTTGATGACCTTTACTGCCTTCTCCCTCTTGAGATTCCTTGTATGGATGGGTGAGAGGAATATGAGTTTTTGCCAAATAGGTGCAGTGCAAACCGAGTGGTAACAAACCTTCAGATTCTTCCTTCAGCCTGGGAGAAGGATCCAGACTGGGTGTGCAGCAGCTGGATTTCTGTGGCTTCTAATAAAGGGTGGGGCAGGGCATCTTAATCACCCAGCAATTTAAGGGAAGTGGTGCATACCGACACCTAGGATTTCTGCACCTTGACAGTGTGTCCATCCAGCAAAAAGCTGCTTCACTGTAGTTTTCACCAGTTTAGGAGCGTCTCTCTTCCTGAGTCTCTGGGTTACTGCTTATGCTGCCTGTTCTTTCAGCCTACAAGCTGCACCACAGCTGTGTGGTTTTCCAAGTGGTGGCTGTCTAGCTATGTATGTTCTTGGCCAGATGTGAAAGGAATGAACTGAGcagatattcagaaaaatcaaatctctTATTCAGTGTGTGTGTACAACAATATTGTGATCAATACCTCTAAATTGTTTGTATTTACTGTAAGGTAATTATTTAGGCCAATTCTATGTGCAGATGACTGTGTGTTATTACAAGGTATCTAAGCAGCCTGAGTAAATTGACTgaccctttgctttttttgtgttagTGCCTTAATTCTGTTTCCTGTTTTACTAGATAATCCAGCGGATTACATGGGTCAGCCCACCTGCCATCACCAGTGACTGGAAGAGGAAAGTTGCTCAGGATGCTATCGAGAGCCTCAGTGCGTCCAAGTTAGCCAAGAGCATTTGCAGCCAGTTCCGGACCAGGCTAAACAGTTCCCATGAGGCTTTTGCAGCTTCTCTGCGACAGGTGAGTGTGTGGAGCTCTTAAGGAGGTCTTGTTTTGTACATTGCCACTTACGCAAAGAGGATTTTTAATTGCAGAGAGAGCTAAAAGAGCAGCTCGTGCAGTTAATGACGCCATTCTGTAGGTAGAGGTGGCAGAGCTGACGTGAGTGCCCTAATACAAGGTCCCATTTTTAAACTAGGCATGCTTAAATAGGATCTCAGTTGTGCAAGGACCCTCAACCTCATTACACTAGGGCTTCCAACCAGGCAGGATTACAGTGTATATGTGATATCTCTTGTAGTTAGAAGATGGCCATtctggcaggctggagaagaCGGAAGACCTGTGGCTGAAGGTGCGGAAAGATCATGCTCCTCGGCTAGCACGACTCTCGCTGGAGAGCAGGTCCCTCCAGGATGTGCTGTTACATGGTGAGCATTGTGCTTGATGTTCTCTGTATTATCTTCTGCTCCCTCCTTCTGAAGCAGTCAGTGGGTGTAAAGGAGTAGGAGGGGTGTTTTGCTTTTCACTCAACTACTTCAGTGAGCCTCCATCTGACACATACCGAGTACTTTGAATTATGCAGCTGCTGGCCGATGAAAAGCTCTGGGCTGCCAGCCTGATAGTATATAGGAAGAAATAAACATGTTTTATGTCTAACTGAATAGATGTTGTGCCTTGCAGGCAAACCAAAGTTGGGCCGTGAGCTGGGCCGAGGACAGTATGGCGTGGTCTATCTGTGTGACAGCTGGGGAGGGCATTTCCCATGTGCACTGAAATCTGTTGTTCCTCCAGATGAGAAGCACTGGAATGACCTTGCACTTGAGTTTCACTATATGAGGTGTGTATCGTAAGCACTTTTCTCATTCCACATGGATCTCCTTAACTTCACTACTGCAAACAAATGCTATTTGCATTTGCATAGGCAGAACCTTGCTTGCTATAGGTCTACTCTGCAATCAGTGGCTTGACCTCATGAAATGTTAAGCTGCCATTTCTAGCAAAGGCAAGACAGCTTGCCagtgccactgcaaaaatgtaaCAGGCACACAGAATGGTAGGCAGCCATGCTCCTTCCTGTCTTAATCTGATTCTCTGGTGTCTACGCTGTTCAAATGCTTGCTGTTTTGCAGAGTAAATTAGAATTAATAGAGTATGATAGCAAACAGTTCTTCTCCCCTGATTTCTGGTGT comes from the Mycteria americana isolate JAX WOST 10 ecotype Jacksonville Zoo and Gardens chromosome 20, USCA_MyAme_1.0, whole genome shotgun sequence genome and includes:
- the DSTYK gene encoding dual serine/threonine and tyrosine protein kinase — protein: MEGEGAPSWRGPGGGGGVIRELCRSFGHYNRHLARLQHNLRETKKFFRDVKYSQGHSFASAAAGEGLPAGSGDGVPREGPAPGGQNFISFPRHEEEHLQRTVSWHPCLLILGQNCNAKCQLLNILLGEKLLPTTKISNEENCKRRRIRFTHGTQTRISLALPEQYELVHMMAAHRGHWDTIPEEDLEIHGDSEDPAHRIAELEVMLPYSLLKEVDVVVAPCRGFQSAEATLGEYVNQVLPVVIFAISEAELSSSDENELREIKEKFSLPIFFFKVPESGVELISPKKTDNEKSSLYCQLMDLEYLSTNHCSCGAPGPDADAQSMLVEQFEKLRLLSTFSRQVLQKHLVEAATSLNEVHCRCLNIFINQAFDMQRDLQITPKRLEYTRKKENELYESLMNIANRKQEEMKDMIIETLSNMKEELLEDAANMEFKDIIIPENGEPVSSKDIKCCIKQIQELIISRLNQAVANKLISSVDYLRESFVGTLERCLKSLEESWEVSVHPARSLEKSKDVSVHITSNYLKQILNAAYHVEVTFHSGSTVTRMLWEQIKQIIQRITWVSPPAITSDWKRKVAQDAIESLSASKLAKSICSQFRTRLNSSHEAFAASLRQLEDGHSGRLEKTEDLWLKVRKDHAPRLARLSLESRSLQDVLLHGKPKLGRELGRGQYGVVYLCDSWGGHFPCALKSVVPPDEKHWNDLALEFHYMRSLQTHERLVHLHGSVIDYGYGGGSSIAVLLIMERLHRDLYTGLKAGLELETRLQVALDVVEGIRYLHSQGLVHRDIKLKNVLLDKKNRAKITDLGFCKPEAMMSGSIVGTPIHMAPELFTGKYDNSVDVYAFGILFWYICSGHVKLPEAFERCASKDHLWNNVRRGVRPERLPVFDEECWQLMEACWDGDSSQRPLLGIVQPMLQGIMDRLCKSSSEHPHKGLDDST